From one Rhodamnia argentea isolate NSW1041297 chromosome 1, ASM2092103v1, whole genome shotgun sequence genomic stretch:
- the LOC115756932 gene encoding chloroplast stem-loop binding protein of 41 kDa a, chloroplastic: protein MAALASSSSSLLFSPPSLSSSPHPPRLSLFLSLPHSSPSLSFSLSISSSSPSFLVKPHSTPHSASSFSINAATAAEKKKVLIVNTNSGGHAIIGFYFAKELLASGHSVTVLTIGEEGSDKMKKPPFTRFSEIVSGGGKTVWGDPGGVGKVVGGEAFDVVLDNNGKDLDAVRPVADWAKSTGVKQFLFISSAGIYKPTDEPPHVEGDAVKADAGHVGVEKYISEIFDNWTSFRPQYMIGSGNNKDCEEWFFDRIVRDRPVPIPGSGMQLTNISHVRDLSSMLTQAVENPTAASGNIFNCVSDRAVTLDGMARLCAKAAGREVTIMHYDPKTVGVDARKAFPFRNMHFYAEPRAAKEILGWKGTTNLPEDLKERFEEYVKIGRDKKPMEFPIDDKILESIKVPVAV from the exons ATGGCTGCTCTCgcttcctcatcctcctccctcctcttctctcccccttctctctcctcctctcctcaTCCTCCgcgcctctctctcttcctctctcttcctcactcctctccatctctctccttctctctctccatctcctcctcctccccttctTTCCTCGTCAAGCCTCACTCCACTCCACACTCTGCCTCCTCCTTCTCCATCaatgccgccaccgccgccgagaagaagaaggtgctcatCGTCAACACCAACAGCGGGGGCCACGCCATCATCGGCTTCTACTTCGCCAAGGAGCTCCTCGCCTCCGGCCACTCCGTCACCGTCCTCACCATCGGCGAGGAGGGCTCTGACAAGATGAAGAAGCCCCCTTTCACCCGATTCTCG GAAATTGTGAGTGGAGGGGGCAAAACGGTGTGGGGAGACCCAGGGGGTGTGGGGAAAGTGGTGGGAGGAGAAGCATTTGATGTAGTTCTTGACAACAATGGCAAGGACTTGGATGCTGTCAG GCCGGTTGCAGATTGGGCAAAGAGCACCGGAGTGAAGCAATTCCTCTTCATCAGCAGCGCCGGAATCTATAAGCCAACTGATGAACCGCCTCACGTCGAAGGG GATGCTGTGAAAGCCGACGCTGGTCATGTTGGAGTAGAGAAGTACATTTCAGAGATCTTCGACAACTGGACATCGTTCCGTCCACAGTACATGATTGGATCAGGCAACAACAAAGATTGCGAGGAGTGGTTCTTCGATC GAATCGTCCGAGACAGGCCCGTACCGATCCCCGGTTCGGGGATGCAGCTGACTAACATCTCCCATGTTAGGGACCTGTCATCTATGCTCACTCAAGCAGTTGAGAACCCAACTGCTGCATCTGGAAACATCTTCAACTGTGTCAGTGACCGCGCCGTGACATTGGACGGAATGGCAAGGCTATGTGCTAAGGCTGCTGGCCGAGAAGTCACTATTATGCACTACGATCCCAAGACAGTTGGAGTGGATGCCAGGAAAGCCTTCCCCTTCCGTAACATG CACTTCTATGCAGAACCAAGAGCAGCGAAAGAGATTTTGGGGTGGAAAGGTACCACAAACCTCCCTGAAGATTTGAAGGAACGGTTTGAGGAGTACGTGAAGATCGGCAGAGACAAGAAGCCAATGGAATTTCCGATAGATGATAAGATACTCGAGTCTATTAAAGTTCCAGTAGCTGTGTAA
- the LOC115756931 gene encoding RAN GTPase-activating protein 1, protein MDLTTHTFQRRPLSIKLWPPSQSTRIMLVERMTKNLTTPSVLSRKYGLLSREEAEEDSKRIEESAFAIANQHYEKEPDGDGSSAVQVYATQSSKLMLEVIKRGPRTKVDGGAVLPEKAIAASESVFDISGGRRAFIEAEEAEELLKPLKAPGNSYKKICFSNRSFGLDAARVAEPFLVSVKDKLTEVDLSDFVAGRPEAEALEVMNIFSSALEGCNLSCLDLSNNALGEKGVRAFGALLKSQNNLEELYLMNDGISEEAALAVCELLPSPEKLRILHFHNNMTGDEGALAISEIVKHSPALEDFRCSCTRVGSDGGVSLCEALSTCSRIKKLDLRDNMFGVEAGVALSKAIPSFADLTEVYFSYLNLEDEGTEALAHALKESAPSLEVLEMAGNDITAKAGAALAACIAAKQFLTKLNLSENELKDEGAILVGKALEEGHGQLVEVDMSTNSIRRVGARVLAQAVVQKPGFKMLNINANFISEEGLDEVKDIFKSSPYMLGPLDENDPEGEDLDEEADEEGAGNEDELEAKLKDLEIKHEE, encoded by the coding sequence ATGGATTTGACCACACACACTTTCCAGCGTCGGCCGCTCTCGATAAAACTGTGGCCGCCTAGCCAAAGTACCAGGATTATGCTCGTGGAGCGTATGACAAAAAATCTAACAACTCCATCTGTATTGTCAAGAAAGTATGGCCTTCTGAGTAGGGAAGAGGCCGAGGAGGATTCCAAGCGCATTGAAGAGAGTGCATTTGCTATTGCCAATCAGCACTATGAGAAGGAACCAGATGGTGATGGGAGTTCTGCAGTACAAGTTTATGCTACACAATCAAGTAAACTTATGCTGGAAGTCATTAAAAGAGGCCCTAGGACCAAGGTGGATGGCGGGGCCGTTTTACCAGAAAAAGCTATTGCTGCAAGTGAAAGTGTCTTTGACATCTCTGGAGGTCGACGGGCCTTTATTGAGGCTGAAGAGGCTGAGGAGCTTCTTAAGCCCTTGAAGGCACCAGGTAACTCCTACAAGAAAATATGTTTCAGTAACAGAAGCTTTGGCTTAGATGCTGCTCGAGTTGCTGAGCCTTTTTTAGTATCTGTCAAGGATAAATTGACAGAAGTCGATCTATCCGATTTTGTTGCTGGAAGACCTGAAGCAGAAGCTCTTGAAGTGATGAATATTTTCTCTTCAGCCCTTGAAGGTTGCAATTTGAGTTGTCTGGACCTATCCAACAATGCATTGGGAGAAAAGGGTGTCAGGGCATTTGGAGCACttctaaaatctcaaaataatcTTGAGGAACTTTATTTGATGAATGATGGTATCTCTGAGGAAGCTGCTCTGGCAGTTTGCGAGTTACTTCCTTCTCCTGAGAAGCTTAGAATCCTTCACTTCCATAATAACATGACTGGAGATGAGGGAGCGCTCGCCATTTCTGAGATTGTGAAGCATTCTCCTGCGTTGGAGGATTTTCGATGTTCTTGTACGAGGGTAGGCTCTGATGGTGGAGTTTCTCTGTGTGAGGCACTTAGCACGTGTTCCCGGATCAAGAAGCTTGATCTTCGGGATAACATGTTTGGTGTTGAAGCTGGAGTTGCGTTGAGCAAGGCTATCCCTTCATTTGCTGACCTAACTGAGGTATATTTTAGTTATCTAAACTTGGAGGATGAGGGCACAGAAGCTCTTGCCCATGCTCTTAAGGAATCTGCACCTTCCCTTGAAGTTTTGGAAATGGCTGGGAATGACATTACTGCAAAAGCTGGTGCTGCTTTAGCAGCCTGTATTGCAGCAAAGCAGTTTTTGACCAAGTTAAATCTGTCCGAGAATGAATTGAAGGATGAAGGTGCCATATTGGTCGGTAAGGCTTTGGAAGAGGGCCATGGACAGTTGGTTGAAGTTGATATGAGCACAAACTCGATTAGAAGGGTCGGGGCAAGAGTCCTAGCCCAGGCTGTTGTGCAGAAACCTGGATTTAAAATGCTGAATATAAATGCTAATTTCATTTCTGAGGAAGGGCTTGATGAGGTAAAGGATATATTTAAAAGTTCTCCTTATATGCTTGGTCCACTTGATGAGAATGACCCTGAAGGCGAAGATCTTGATGAGGAGGCTGATGAGGAAGGCGCTGGTAATGAGGATGAATTGGAAGCCAAGCTCAAGGATCTGGAAATAAAGCATGAGGAATAG